TCCGTTTGATACTACATTCTTATACGCAACGGAATCAAAAACCATTGTAGCAATTGCATGTAAAGTATAAAACCAACCACGTGTTTGATCTACTCCTTCTGCAATAAAATCTGCAGGAAAGGTTTTATTATCATCAATTAAATCCTTATTTTCAAAAGGATAATGCCATTGCGCATACGGCATAGAACCAGAATCAAACCAAACATCTATCAAATCGCTTTCGCGTTTCATAGGTTTTCCTGACGCAGAAACTAAAGTAATCTGATCTACTATATTCTTATGTAAATCTATTTTATCATAATTTTCACCAGTCATATTACCGACTTCAAAACCATCAAAAATATCTTTTTCAAGAACCCCAGCGTCTAATGCTTTTTGCATTTCTCCTTTCAGTTCTGCAACAGAACCAATCATGATTTCTTCCTTACCATCTTCTGTTCTCCAGATTGGTAATGGAATACCCCAATAACGAGAACGTGATAAATTCCAATCGTTTGCATTTGCCAACCAATTCCCGAACCTACCTTCTCCTGTAGCTTTAGGTTTCCAATTAATGGTTTGGTTTAACTCAAACATTCTCTCTTTAACCTCGGTAACTTTTATAAACCAAGAATCTAATGGATAATATAAAATAGGCTTATCTGTACGCCAACAGTTAGGATAACTGTGCACATACTTTTCTACCTTAAATGCTTTATTCTCTTCTTTTAATTTAATAGCAAGCTCAACATCTACAGAACGTTCAGGTGCTTCACCATCTTCATAATATTCGTTCTTAACATACTTACCACCAAACTCTTTTAATTCTGGACGAAATTTACCTTGTAAATCTACTAAAGGCACAGGGTTGTTATTTTCGTCTAATACTAACAATGGCGGAATTTCTGGTACCGCTTGTTTTGCAACCATAGCATCATCTGCTCCAAAAGTAGGTGCTGTATGTACGATACCTGTACCATCTTCTGTCGTCACAAAATCCCCTGCAATAATTCTAAATGCATTTTCTGCATTTTGATAGGGCAATACATAAGGTATAAGTTGCTCATATTTTACACCAACTAAGTCTTTACCTAGAATAGTAGCATCTAAAACTAAATATGGTATTTTCTTATCGCCTTCTTTATAATTAGCTAATGCTTCTTCTGTTTCTACAGCTTTAAATTTACCAGCAAATTGCTTCCCTAACAATGGCTTAGCTAAAACTACGGTAATAGGATCAAACGTATATTGATTAAATGTTTTTACTACTACATATTCAATCTTGGGACCAACAGTTAATGCGGTGTTTGACGGTAAGGTCCAAGGCGTAGTTGTCCAGGCTATAAAATGAATATCTCCTTCAATATCCTTAAAAAACGCAGGTAACGTTTCGCTAACCGCCTTAAACTGAGCCGTAACCGTAGTGTCTGTAACATCTTGGTAGGTGCCAGGCTGGTTTAATTCATGCGAACTTAACCCTGTACCTGCTTTTGGAGAATACGGCTGTATCGTGTAGCCTTTATAGATAAGACCTTTATTGTAAATTTCTTTTAGTAACCACCAAACAGTTTCCATGTACTTGGACTTATACGTAATATATGGATCTTCCATATCTACCCAATATCCAACCTGTTCCGTCATTTTATTCCAAACATCTGTATAGCGCATTACTGCTTTTTTACACGCAGCATTGTATTCTTCTACAGATATTTTTTTTCCAATATCTTCTTTAGTAATTCCTAACTCTTTCTCTACACCAAGTTCTATTGGTAAACCATGAGTATCCCACCCAGCTTTACGTTTTACTTGAAAACCTTTCATGGTTTTGTACCGAGGAAAAATATCTTTTATGGTTCTCGCCATTACATGATGAATACCAGGCATACCGTTTGCAGAAGGTGGCCCTTCAAAAAACACATAGCTCTCTTTGCCCTCGCGAGAAGCAATACTTTTTTCAAAAATATCGTTCTCTTTCCAGTATTTCAAAATCTCTTCTGCAACCCCTGGTAAATCTAATCCTTTGTATTCTGAAAACTTCATAATAACTACTTCTGGTACTACATTTTAAGCCTGCAAAATTATAAATTTAGATTGAATAAATAGGTGTTCCTTTAAAATGATATGCAGGAATAATTCAAAAGACAACATTTTGGTAATCTACCGCAAAAAGCAAAGCATAATAATTATGGTTATCTTGCTAGTCATTAACTATTATAAATACAAAAATTTAAAACATGAAAAAAG
This genomic stretch from Cellulophaga algicola DSM 14237 harbors:
- the ileS gene encoding isoleucine--tRNA ligase, which produces MKFSEYKGLDLPGVAEEILKYWKENDIFEKSIASREGKESYVFFEGPPSANGMPGIHHVMARTIKDIFPRYKTMKGFQVKRKAGWDTHGLPIELGVEKELGITKEDIGKKISVEEYNAACKKAVMRYTDVWNKMTEQVGYWVDMEDPYITYKSKYMETVWWLLKEIYNKGLIYKGYTIQPYSPKAGTGLSSHELNQPGTYQDVTDTTVTAQFKAVSETLPAFFKDIEGDIHFIAWTTTPWTLPSNTALTVGPKIEYVVVKTFNQYTFDPITVVLAKPLLGKQFAGKFKAVETEEALANYKEGDKKIPYLVLDATILGKDLVGVKYEQLIPYVLPYQNAENAFRIIAGDFVTTEDGTGIVHTAPTFGADDAMVAKQAVPEIPPLLVLDENNNPVPLVDLQGKFRPELKEFGGKYVKNEYYEDGEAPERSVDVELAIKLKEENKAFKVEKYVHSYPNCWRTDKPILYYPLDSWFIKVTEVKERMFELNQTINWKPKATGEGRFGNWLANANDWNLSRSRYWGIPLPIWRTEDGKEEIMIGSVAELKGEMQKALDAGVLEKDIFDGFEVGNMTGENYDKIDLHKNIVDQITLVSASGKPMKRESDLIDVWFDSGSMPYAQWHYPFENKDLIDDNKTFPADFIAEGVDQTRGWFYTLHAIATMVFDSVAYKNVVSNGLVLDKEGKKMSKRLGNAADPFETMNEHGADATRWYMISNANPWDNLKFDIEGIAEVKRKFFGTLYNTYSFFALYTNIDNFQYKEKEIPLNERPEIDQWVLSELHTLIKTVDEAYADYEPTRATRAISEYVQENLSNWYVRLCRRRFWKGEYEKDKISAYQTLYTCLETVAKLSAPVAPFFMDRLYKDLTNTTHKENFESVHLADFPVYDENIVNKELESKMAKAQTISSLVLSIRQKEKIKVRQPLQKIMIPVLDEKQRNEILAVSDLIKSEVNVKEIELLDDASGILVKQIKPNFKVLGPKFGKDMKLVASEVAKFTQEDIQKIEQQGEISIEINNKSSILQLQDVEISSQDIEGWLVATSGPITVALDVTIDDDLRKEGIARELVNRIQNLRKDSGFEVTDKIEVKILKNDLVEEAVKCNLDYIKTETLTAELSFEEELKNGIDIAFDEVNTKLFIQKH